DNA from Apis cerana isolate GH-2021 linkage group LG13, AcerK_1.0, whole genome shotgun sequence:
tgtgaatttaTCTCACGAAAAAACCAAATTGCttcattaaattacaaaaaaattatttaaaaaaaaaacaatatttttttttatcatatactttttaaacaagaataaaataataccaaCTAAAGTTTTGAACTCTTGCACGTATGGAAACattcttatgaaataattctttttttttttattttttattaatacaaaatttgtatatatattttatataaaatacacgtatattttgagaaataaataatgaattattgtatagatcaaagaaatatttttgtttttataatatatttacgatttaacataaatttactACCCTTTctgagtttttaatttttggtaAATTAATATGcgcagaatttaaaaaaatttcatattaacttataaaatttttaatcaataagaataaaaattaataacatcattgttaataacaacaacattGTTAATatgtttcattcaaatttgataatttgttttatattttagctgTATATATGTAAACATTAGTggctgtttaaaaaatttatgtattttaaattaatataattcattgttattcatatctattgtgaatataaatcaaatataatataattttcttacacaacttttgaatatatataatacttgatttttttcatcattttgaaaatacgTGTTAAAcaacatgaaaaataaattttacgtgatatgtatatttttatataggtaattaattattattatgtgtaataaattattgttatatatttcatcacgGAAGATGTATCTTTTTACAgtgctatatataaaataactattacGTAGTTCATACATAAACAGCATCACgtgaagttaataaaaaaaaataaaaaaggacaaTGTTTATGTGAATATCAAGAGTGCTTgactattttacatattataaatcaaatactaCTTCTATAAAATAGGTgagtttttaaattgtattgacatatttaattgtacttatatttcatattagtaatttaatcaatattatactagtttaatttatttaaaaataattaagctataagaaaaataaaaataataataaagtcgttaaaaatagaaaaattaaagaatataaggATTATATAGCATAAGTACGTCTATATAAAAGATAGATTATACGTTCTATATGAAGGGGAgtgagaagaagaataaagaggtaagaaataaattgtatgcGTATGCatcataacatatttatatttaattttaatttaaatttaattagtattttcaatttatgctattatataaaaaaattgataatattaacatatacataataaatatataatttaaatatataattataaaaactttaaataattatgaattaaaattataattttcattaattttattattaaattttttactaaaatctaaatagagatactaatatttatatattaatattataaattatatttctataatataattttaagcataattgaaattattgaattttcttaaaattattaaattattcaatttatccaTTGATTCtacaaaataacaataataataatcaataataataaatacaacaatatcaaattataatttatattaattttttttattgtagtcGCACACAGGtatgtataaagaaatatgtagagagagagagagagagagagagagagagagagagagagagagagagagagagagagagaatgcaCGTGTAGATATAAAGaacaaatttagataaaatagcttaaataaatttaatttattaatatttccaattgattaatatctaattatttttaatgtggtagattttaaaacaaaaaatgaatatgtaatattaaattgcatctaaaatttctttttattctctttgctTAACACGACGTAAAGCAAAGAGCTatctttaaagatttttttttattttaaaaaaaaaaaaaaaaaaagaaaaaaaaatgaattgtttgtatgaaatatcatttcattaatcataacaatttgttttttccttttatatttatataaaatttttacatatgtacaattatagaattacaatacatacaaaatataagaaaattgtatttcaataaaattttgttttatttttcattcataatattattatttatttatataattatttaaaattgtatttaataataaataaaaacatttttttatttacaacatatttgattataaattatttattaattttattaatcattgatattaaaaaatcgtaattattctatataatgtatatttcatatgtataaaaaatgaattaattttgtaaaaaaattaaatttttatttttaattttttaatttaatttaacaaaaaattgttaaattataaatataatatgcatatgtataattaaattatacatatgcaatatcttgcaaataaattttttttaattaatattaattaaattaataaaaattgttataaaaataaaaaaaaatataaaaataacaaatagaaaacaatattttaatataaataaatataaatataaattgatacaatgtatcatgaataaaataaagaaataaacaaaaatttttataataaagcaataatagaatcttgataaatttttaaaaatgtaaaatataatatttttagataatttgaCTGTTTTTCATatgtttaatgatttaatttaatcattaatttaatgatttaaaaaaacaattgtagATGTTTCAATATGatgatgtaaatatatattgtaagaatttttagaaataaatatatatatattagaaataaatatatatatattataaataaatatatatatgtgtgtgtgtgtgtgtgtgtgataAAAAGTATGAAAGTTATAATCTCTACTTTtgctttcatttattttacaaaaaatattctgttttatatttttatattgttttattattttattattattttcaatgtttcatcaatgttttttttatataactttcaattataaataatttttttgcaaaataattaaaaatacaaataaattatgtatatatatatatatatatatatatatatacataatttactgaaaacaaatatattttgataattacataaaattattaattaaatagatatctcataattttattgctacatatattttatagacttaatgatatgaaatatatataaatatatccttAGAGAtagatattatagatatatatatcaaaagtaGGAGGGTTAGACattatattcgtatttcattaattttttattattaaatattaaacaatttttattacattaaaaatacgaattattttaatgtttactaaaattataaaaatataattataaaatcttcgcagtgtaaatattaatttcaaagtgTATCTTCATAacacataaaattaatgaattttgataaaaaaaatatatataattactaaatgaatatttcaaataattgaaaatatattcaaattacataatattttatataagacattaattaattacaatatattttgttataaattgttttagttgcaagaaaaattctatagatctttatatttacaatttatagaaaatatacagaaaaattataattattacaatataatcttaacaaatcttaaattttattttaatatatataatgtatataactaagtataaattaattttttctatatgaatatgaattacatttttttaaacaacatGATACATTTATTCTACAGGTTTCAATGTAATAAAtcttgaaagaataaatgcaACTAAAAATGTTCCTGCTACAAAGCAGGCAACAAAAATATACCATGTTTCTTCATCAAATACATCAGTAAAAGCTGGAACTTGATTATAAAGTGTGTCAATcagtttcatattataatttttattatttgaagtaTGACTtgccattttaaaaataaattatttcttatgctgtaaaaattcaatgctttttaaaatttgattaagaaaaaaataattaaatagccaaattatattattataaaaaagaatcactTCTTTTAAACTTAATCTTCACATGGAGTCAAAGGTGTGATGTGTTTGTTGTAAAGTTCCAAAAGATTTAAAGATGTCAAATTTGCACATTTGCATACTATTTTATCACCAGATActaaaagatatgaaaatatcaaatttgtttctaaagagatcttttaaaatttaattgtaattttagttattgtatttactttataccatatcatttatttttaaaatattatgaaaatataattaagttctgaatataattataaatttttttatataaaatctttatgttaaagataaaaatgacataaattaattaagtatttttaaaaaattgttgtaatACTCACTTAAATTGAACGTAATTACGGGTTCAGATAAATCAGAAACAATGCATGGTTTTACAATGCAACGTGGATTTGTTGCAATAATCTTTGGAGTTGTAATGTGAAATAGAAAATCtctgtaaatataatacatatagaaatatttattgtaatattaaatcactattttttaaattcaactttttctttatagttaaatattattattaatataacatgtttcataatgaaaaaatatttaatttactttatatattttaatattgacaatttttgcattatcttttattttttattctattttcagaaaaaatggCACAATTAAAGCAACAACTCCCACTTCAAATGCCAGACTTAAGTAGTCTTCGTATAACTACAGCTGTCTCTATGCTTGGTAAAGCATATGGATGTGGACAATGTAGTGGTAAGtttctttaattaagaatttttttcaataaaaaatataataattataatgtgatctaaatattaagaaaattatttatcacatattaacatatatatatatattatatatatatatattatatatatatatatattgtaatgaaagaattataaattataaataaagaatacaaaaaGTATCATATCAACAGTTTAAGaatccaaaatatttatataaatattatataatattataatacagaaaaaaaatttaaataagaaaaaaaaaattttaaataaatatcaattaaacaaaattttgtcttttttttatttaatttctaataaatattaaaattctataatatacaattcatataaaatatttcatttctttcaaattaaatttgaaagtaacaaacttgaattttttcatatttttctaattttttattagtaactTGATATgtaaacaacaaaaaaatttgatttttttaaataaaataatatagatatttatatttgtactttcaaataaatatattcatctaaaactttttttttaactatgtatttaaaataaaaataaattatatttatttataaaatttataaaattatattattaataaaatttagatttactttataagataagattactaattaaaatagctttagaagaaaaataacaaaatataaataacttatattaatattttgtattcataatattaattcaatataaaagcgcattgtaacaaaattaatatcaatcaatatttagaaataataaaaaaattagtgaaATACAagcaaaataatagaaataattatgtaaacattttatataattataaatattagaaattttaaattcatgattgaatttaaaattgtattaattaattcagaaTCATTatgtcaataattatttaacattacttataatttccAACGAATTAAAGTAGTGAATTGTCAAGTTGTaactatataactatataaaagaattataaaaagaaattttttatataaaatcataaaaatattttagataaatatgttgaaattacaaataaaaatttatattttttatataaatataaagtgtaaatatttagatatcgctctgttaaaaaaaaatcttttaattcaatatattatcaatcatataactataatattattataacaaatcaaataaatcgttatttttaatagttttataatatacagtataattgtatataataccttgtataattgcatttaaaactcaattatatttttttgaattgtataaaaaataagaaattatatttcacgtttatattaattttcagtgtaaatattcaaaactttcttaattttcatatcataactttcattataataacattaatcactgcaattttctaaaaatactgATGTCGTCTGCTAGTTACTAGAAATTTCATATTGCACATGCGTACAATACTGACGTCATTAAACTAACCAACTTTCTACaataaacgtaaaataatcgttacttattgaaataatatttgtaattataaaaaaaattattataatatttccaaaatgaaacattttaaataaaagataaaaaaataacgcaagttttatattacgaaaataatttaaaatatatcgattaaattgattgttaatttatatatataaaaattatgtaatatttttttaatattataataaaattaaaa
Protein-coding regions in this window:
- the LOC133667140 gene encoding uncharacterized protein LOC133667140, with protein sequence MASHTSNNKNYNMKLIDTLYNQVPAFTDVFDEETWYIFVACFVAGTFLVAFILSRFITLKPVE
- the LOC107996968 gene encoding large ribosomal subunit protein mL53, with protein sequence MSIPFNGTRTRSKGIISAIAKHLRTLSLKPVKSIDIKFDPFHDKALEARDFLFHITTPKIIATNPRCIVKPCIVSDLSEPVITFNLISGDKIVCKCANLTSLNLLELYNKHITPLTPCED